From the genome of Virgibacillus siamensis, one region includes:
- a CDS encoding alpha/beta hydrolase produces the protein MNSKVITLENQLNVKVNMWGENHKSSVILLHGLGSTGESFDELATILSQDYNVYTFDLPGHGNSTYFNYEDFFSMESLADWVKEVVDYINVEDLHIVGHSVGGYIALAFARKYILNSLVLLDGGYIRAKNIPENTLEEELRMTAQHIEKFTFSSWEEYEKDLFNDGMSQRLVELSKGSMKCENGLIRLIVNPEVAKYIVKQKYNEPTNETLLDVNLPVLLLRSTIPQEFNIVRDSETNRVNQFLNASVVDVKDATHDIYWDNPVFVSEQINNWILNH, from the coding sequence ATGAATTCTAAGGTAATTACATTGGAAAATCAATTAAATGTAAAAGTTAATATGTGGGGAGAAAATCATAAATCATCGGTAATACTGTTACATGGTTTAGGGAGCACTGGGGAAAGTTTTGATGAACTGGCAACTATACTCAGTCAGGACTATAATGTATACACTTTTGATCTACCCGGCCATGGAAATTCAACATATTTTAATTATGAAGATTTTTTCTCTATGGAGTCATTAGCAGATTGGGTAAAGGAAGTTGTTGATTACATAAATGTAGAAGACTTACATATTGTTGGTCATTCTGTTGGAGGATACATCGCTCTTGCTTTTGCAAGAAAATATATCTTAAATTCATTAGTCCTACTTGACGGGGGATATATTCGAGCAAAAAACATTCCGGAAAACACTCTCGAAGAGGAATTAAGGATGACTGCACAACATATTGAAAAATTCACTTTTTCCTCTTGGGAAGAATACGAGAAAGATCTATTCAATGATGGAATGTCCCAAAGGTTAGTTGAGTTATCAAAAGGTAGTATGAAATGTGAAAATGGGCTAATTAGATTGATTGTTAATCCTGAGGTAGCAAAGTATATCGTCAAACAGAAGTATAATGAACCAACAAATGAAACACTATTGGATGTCAATTTGCCAGTATTATTACTAAGAAGCACCATACCCCAAGAATTTAATATTGTTAGAGATAGTGAAACAAACCGTGTAAATCAATTTTTAAATGCAAGTGTGGTTGACGTAAAGGATGCAACACATGACATTTATTGGGACAATCCAGTATTTGTAAGTGAACAAATCAACAACTGGATTTTAAACCATTAA
- a CDS encoding GNAT family N-acetyltransferase has protein sequence MSNLVLRNVIEDDLPIFFKHQRDSEANQMAAFTSKDPNDWNSFAEHWNKILTNTNIIKQTIIVENTVVGHIVHFEQFGEPEVTYWIGKEYWGKGIATNALREFLKQVSIRPLYARAAKDNTGSIKVLKRCGFMISGEDSGYANARGKDVEEFILTLN, from the coding sequence ATGAGCAATTTAGTGCTTCGGAATGTGATTGAGGATGACCTTCCTATTTTTTTTAAGCATCAGCGGGACAGTGAGGCAAACCAAATGGCCGCCTTTACAAGTAAGGACCCTAATGATTGGAATAGCTTCGCTGAACACTGGAACAAAATACTTACGAATACGAATATTATTAAGCAAACGATCATTGTTGAGAACACCGTCGTTGGCCATATTGTACACTTCGAGCAGTTCGGAGAACCAGAAGTAACCTATTGGATTGGAAAGGAATACTGGGGTAAGGGAATCGCAACCAACGCTTTACGAGAATTTCTAAAACAGGTTTCAATTCGTCCACTTTATGCTCGCGCTGCAAAAGACAATACTGGATCCATAAAGGTTTTAAAAAGATGTGGGTTCATGATTTCGGGTGAAGACAGCGGGTATGCAAACGCGCGTGGTAAGGATGTTGAAGAATTTATTCTCACCCTCAACTAA
- a CDS encoding MFS transporter, whose protein sequence is MANQATAERRSHIYRNLFKNQTLMLLWSGKSISVIGDAIFDVAVMWVIYAQSGSTFQSALIGVAAQLSSVIMSPVAGAVADRWDRKTIMWTTNLFSAIVVALVSVVFFTVGHLPLWIALASILILNGLTVFLGPAETSIMPAIVGKEQLTSAYGIFSTVVQSANLIGKGIAGVAIAAIGSSWALLGDSLTFIIVTICILLARIPKKEITLAAESNKSSMISDIKGGWKYMDKHPTLKTLIWLAFLVNITSFMGPLYPAFVETQLHGGATAYGIIQASTVIGAMFGGICTGFFDKRFKAGPLLGVSLLIASLATFGIAFSKMLLMAVFFQIIQTFFTSLSSVLIMSAQLVLVSDEYRGRIRGLMMSMAMLAMPISTLIAGGIGEVINISYLFAFAALWTLGIALFSLQNTKIRNLDTKS, encoded by the coding sequence ATGGCAAATCAAGCTACTGCTGAACGAAGGTCACATATCTACCGAAATTTATTTAAAAATCAAACGTTGATGCTTCTATGGTCGGGAAAGTCGATTTCTGTTATCGGAGATGCTATTTTCGATGTCGCAGTGATGTGGGTAATTTATGCACAAAGTGGATCAACTTTTCAAAGTGCTTTGATAGGTGTGGCCGCCCAATTGTCTTCCGTTATCATGTCACCCGTGGCGGGCGCGGTGGCAGACCGTTGGGATCGAAAAACAATCATGTGGACAACGAATTTATTTTCAGCAATTGTTGTTGCCCTTGTTTCAGTAGTGTTTTTTACTGTTGGTCATTTGCCATTGTGGATTGCCTTGGCCTCCATTTTAATTTTGAACGGATTAACTGTTTTTCTTGGCCCTGCCGAAACTTCTATAATGCCTGCAATTGTGGGAAAGGAGCAATTAACTTCCGCTTACGGTATTTTTTCAACAGTCGTACAATCAGCAAATCTTATTGGTAAAGGGATAGCTGGAGTTGCGATTGCGGCCATAGGATCCAGCTGGGCATTGTTAGGGGATTCCTTGACCTTTATTATTGTTACTATTTGTATACTACTTGCCAGAATTCCAAAGAAAGAGATAACTCTGGCTGCGGAAAGTAATAAATCCTCCATGATATCTGATATCAAGGGTGGGTGGAAGTATATGGATAAACACCCAACTCTTAAAACACTAATTTGGCTTGCTTTTCTTGTTAATATTACCTCTTTTATGGGGCCACTTTACCCAGCGTTTGTTGAAACGCAACTGCACGGCGGAGCAACTGCCTATGGTATAATCCAAGCGTCAACTGTTATCGGAGCAATGTTTGGTGGCATTTGTACCGGATTTTTTGATAAGCGTTTTAAAGCCGGGCCTTTATTGGGGGTTTCACTTTTGATTGCGTCTTTGGCTACTTTTGGAATTGCATTTTCCAAAATGCTTTTAATGGCCGTTTTCTTTCAAATAATCCAAACGTTTTTTACATCCTTATCATCCGTATTAATAATGTCGGCACAACTCGTGCTTGTTTCTGATGAATACCGTGGCAGAATTAGGGGATTAATGATGTCAATGGCAATGCTTGCCATGCCTATCAGTACTTTAATTGCAGGGGGGATTGGAGAAGTGATCAATATTTCTTATTTGTTTGCCTTTGCAGCTTTATGGACTTTAGGTATCGCATTGTTCAGTCTGCAGAATACAAAAATACGCAACCTTGATACAAAAAGTTAA
- a CDS encoding helix-turn-helix domain-containing protein, giving the protein MDSIGTRIRNLRKKRKLTLEALAGQQMTKGMLSLIENDKSKPSMESLTHIAAKLNVGVNELLENISTVEVRELLNEIKKAFHEEEYDTVVNQLKNVAIEDLPLAYESGKLLEVYNKACYFTGKKEWREIWQRADDIFMTLKLYNHSAKLNHFLVWTEMNKFHYETALELLMEKKEALKYEQAELDIIVELDFKWNEIILLFSIDKYDEASKKLQEAISLSKERNVYYRIEELYRLAYFYAMMNDKEEDMGFYLGKLSLLADFTESENAKSNVLALRIHYYNSYLKEYDLAIELIDKFYSLYGEDLKYFYVMEKGKALFGKQKYELALNYLLEFEEVTDWNHPFDLSLMYEVHAYIARCYLKLNDVSKANGYAKYAVDKVDHFPETPSKKFIDETMYLVNKGK; this is encoded by the coding sequence ATGGACTCAATTGGAACCCGTATCAGAAACTTACGAAAGAAAAGAAAATTAACATTAGAAGCTTTAGCAGGTCAGCAAATGACAAAAGGAATGCTGAGCTTAATTGAAAATGATAAATCAAAACCGTCCATGGAGAGCTTGACCCACATTGCCGCAAAACTGAATGTTGGAGTGAATGAACTACTTGAAAATATCAGTACAGTGGAAGTAAGAGAATTGTTAAACGAAATTAAAAAGGCCTTTCATGAAGAGGAATATGACACAGTTGTTAATCAATTAAAGAACGTTGCGATAGAAGACCTTCCCTTGGCATATGAATCTGGAAAGTTGTTGGAGGTTTACAACAAGGCATGTTATTTTACGGGAAAAAAAGAATGGAGAGAAATATGGCAGAGGGCCGATGATATATTTATGACCTTAAAACTATATAATCATTCTGCTAAGCTGAATCATTTTCTGGTTTGGACAGAAATGAATAAATTCCATTACGAAACTGCATTGGAATTATTAATGGAGAAGAAAGAAGCCCTTAAATATGAGCAAGCGGAGTTAGATATCATTGTTGAACTTGATTTTAAGTGGAATGAGATCATTCTATTATTTTCGATTGATAAATATGATGAGGCTTCAAAAAAGCTACAAGAGGCGATTTCACTTTCTAAAGAAAGAAATGTTTATTACCGAATTGAAGAATTATATAGATTAGCGTATTTTTATGCAATGATGAATGATAAAGAAGAAGATATGGGGTTCTATTTAGGTAAGCTTTCCTTATTGGCAGACTTTACAGAAAGTGAAAATGCAAAATCAAATGTATTAGCCTTACGAATTCATTATTACAACTCGTACTTAAAAGAGTATGACCTTGCCATAGAATTGATTGACAAGTTTTACTCCTTATATGGAGAAGACCTTAAATATTTTTATGTGATGGAAAAAGGAAAAGCACTGTTTGGTAAGCAAAAGTATGAACTAGCTTTGAATTACTTGCTAGAATTTGAAGAAGTCACTGACTGGAACCACCCTTTTGACTTATCACTTATGTATGAAGTCCATGCTTATATTGCAAGATGTTACTTGAAACTCAATGATGTTTCTAAAGCAAATGGTTATGCCAAATATGCAGTAGATAAGGTTGACCACTTCCCTGAAACCCCATCTAAAAAATTTATTGATGAAACCATGTATCTTGTTAATAAAGGTAAATAA
- the ltrA gene encoding group II intron reverse transcriptase/maturase, with translation MSTLRYWDYYNMTETFTDLHKRASNNHSFNHLYEMITSRENIILAYRMVKSNKGSKTSGTDGKTIKDIKRLTENELVNVIQTKLKNYHPKKVRRKWIEKENGKLRPLGIPCILDRIIQQCFKQVLEPIAEAHFYKHSYGFRPLRSTHNAMARVQFLINQSQLHYVVDIDIKGFFDNVNHTLLIKQLWNLGIHDRKVLACISKMLKAEIDKEGVPSKGIPQGGILSTILSNVVLNDLDQWVADQWEFFPLSKNYKSQVGERYAKKRSNLKEGYLVRYADDFKILCRDGKTAQKWYHAVRLYIKERLKLDISPEKSQIVNLRKRESEFLGFTIKANIKKDKRVAHTGIKRKKREKLKEQAKMHIRRMKDSPTVQNALRFNSFVLGIHNYFNRATHVNPEFSRLAYDLKAFLYNRLRTVGKYGHPINPTSTYKKFYSKGFKTFKIATVHLFPIGNVKTVNAMNFSPSLSLFTEEGRKKIYDKLKPNIEFEISVLMKANLPDRTVEYMDNRISRFSMKIGKCEITGWNLTAYEVHCHHYTPKHLGGTDRFNNLRILHKDIHRLIHRKDNEIIASETQKFGLNYSIIKKLNQYRMECGLEEVELSHV, from the coding sequence GTGTCAACTTTGAGATATTGGGATTACTACAATATGACGGAAACTTTTACGGATTTACACAAGAGGGCTAGTAACAACCATTCATTTAACCATTTATATGAAATGATTACATCACGAGAGAACATTATACTAGCTTATAGGATGGTCAAATCTAATAAAGGGTCGAAAACATCTGGCACAGATGGAAAAACCATCAAAGATATCAAAAGGCTTACGGAAAATGAATTAGTGAACGTAATTCAAACAAAACTAAAAAACTATCATCCTAAGAAGGTCAGAAGAAAATGGATTGAAAAGGAAAACGGTAAATTAAGACCACTTGGCATTCCATGCATTCTTGACCGTATCATTCAACAGTGTTTTAAACAAGTTCTTGAGCCAATTGCTGAAGCCCATTTTTATAAACATAGCTATGGATTCAGACCGTTACGGTCTACTCATAATGCTATGGCAAGAGTACAATTCCTAATTAATCAATCGCAGCTTCATTATGTTGTGGACATTGATATCAAGGGGTTTTTCGATAATGTTAATCATACACTTCTCATCAAACAGTTATGGAATTTAGGCATCCATGATAGAAAAGTATTAGCTTGTATATCTAAGATGCTAAAAGCTGAAATTGATAAAGAAGGAGTGCCATCTAAAGGTATACCCCAGGGCGGTATCTTATCAACGATATTATCGAACGTTGTATTAAATGATTTAGACCAGTGGGTTGCAGATCAGTGGGAGTTTTTCCCCCTCTCGAAAAACTATAAATCTCAAGTTGGAGAAAGATATGCGAAGAAACGTTCAAACCTCAAAGAAGGTTACCTCGTCCGCTACGCGGACGATTTTAAAATTCTCTGCCGAGATGGAAAAACAGCCCAAAAGTGGTACCATGCAGTTAGATTATATATTAAAGAACGTTTAAAACTGGATATCTCACCAGAAAAGTCGCAGATTGTGAATTTGCGAAAAAGAGAATCCGAATTCTTAGGGTTTACCATTAAAGCCAATATAAAGAAGGATAAAAGGGTTGCCCATACAGGCATCAAACGTAAGAAACGGGAGAAACTTAAAGAACAAGCTAAAATGCACATCCGAAGGATGAAAGACTCCCCTACAGTCCAAAATGCTTTACGCTTTAACAGTTTTGTTTTAGGTATTCACAATTATTTTAACAGAGCTACACATGTCAATCCAGAATTCTCACGTCTTGCCTATGATCTAAAGGCCTTTCTGTACAATCGCCTTCGTACTGTTGGGAAATATGGACATCCAATCAATCCTACTTCAACCTATAAGAAGTTTTATAGTAAAGGATTTAAAACGTTCAAAATTGCCACTGTACACCTGTTTCCTATAGGAAACGTCAAAACAGTAAATGCCATGAACTTTAGTCCATCATTATCTCTTTTTACAGAAGAAGGCAGAAAGAAAATTTACGATAAATTAAAGCCAAATATTGAATTTGAAATCAGCGTACTAATGAAGGCAAATCTCCCAGATAGAACAGTTGAGTACATGGATAATCGCATTAGTCGTTTTAGTATGAAAATAGGCAAATGCGAAATCACAGGTTGGAATTTAACTGCTTATGAAGTTCACTGTCATCATTATACACCCAAACATCTTGGAGGAACGGATAGGTTTAACAATCTTCGTATTCTTCATAAAGACATACATCGGCTTATACATCGTAAAGATAACGAAATAATTGCATCCGAGACACAGAAATTCGGATTGAACTACTCAATAATAAAGAAACTAAATCAATACCGAATGGAATGCGGGCTGGAAGAGGTAGAATTATCTCACGTCTAA
- a CDS encoding MarR family winged helix-turn-helix transcriptional regulator translates to MEKDEAIKLNNQLCFSIYSLSREINKLYRPFLEELNLTYTQYLVMLVLWEKESCTMKELGDSLFLDSGTLSPVLKRLTERALTYRKRDPDDERRVLISLTEEGKQLKETAAEIPGKLIKKSGLSEEEFSKTLFDFTNLLQQIQQANTE, encoded by the coding sequence ATGGAGAAAGATGAAGCAATAAAATTAAACAACCAGCTGTGTTTTTCTATCTATTCATTATCAAGAGAAATCAATAAATTGTATCGTCCGTTTTTGGAAGAACTCAATTTAACTTATACACAGTATCTTGTCATGCTTGTTTTGTGGGAAAAAGAATCCTGTACAATGAAGGAGTTGGGAGACAGTCTTTTTCTCGATTCCGGAACACTTTCCCCAGTGCTCAAGCGCCTTACAGAAAGAGCGTTAACATACCGAAAACGAGATCCCGATGATGAAAGGCGTGTATTAATTTCCTTAACTGAAGAAGGAAAACAATTAAAGGAAACGGCAGCGGAAATTCCCGGTAAGCTTATTAAAAAGAGTGGTCTCAGTGAAGAGGAATTTTCGAAGACCCTTTTCGACTTCACAAATTTATTACAGCAAATTCAGCAAGCGAATACAGAGTAG
- a CDS encoding organic hydroperoxide resistance protein, whose amino-acid sequence MNALYTASSTVRGGRNGRVISDDKIIDMPLVMPKSLGGAGGEGTNPEQLFSAGYAACFDSALNLAARKQRTKIGETEVKAQVSIGKDTDGGFALTVALDVKIPGVEQEVAEQLVESAHQICPYSKATRDNIAVDLKAKGVER is encoded by the coding sequence ATGAATGCTTTATATACTGCTTCATCCACTGTCAGAGGTGGACGTAATGGGCGTGTGATTTCAGATGATAAGATAATTGATATGCCATTAGTAATGCCTAAATCACTTGGCGGTGCTGGGGGAGAAGGGACCAATCCGGAACAATTATTTTCTGCTGGGTATGCAGCCTGCTTTGACAGTGCGTTGAATTTGGCTGCCAGAAAGCAACGAACTAAAATTGGCGAAACAGAGGTGAAAGCGCAAGTATCAATAGGAAAAGATACCGATGGAGGTTTCGCTCTTACTGTTGCATTGGATGTTAAAATTCCAGGGGTTGAACAAGAAGTAGCTGAACAACTTGTTGAATCCGCCCATCAAATCTGTCCATACTCCAAAGCAACCAGGGATAATATTGCAGTCGACTTGAAGGCTAAAGGGGTGGAAAGATAA
- a CDS encoding NADP-dependent oxidoreductase — protein sequence MTLKEKLKNSQILLAKRPKGMPTKENFTFKDSPVPQPEEGEVLVKTIYLSVDPYMRGRMDDAKSYVKPFELNEMICGGIIGEVVLSDSDQLSVGDKVVGTLGWQRYNVIQESKVRKIDETIAPLTAYLSVLGLTGLTAYFGLLDIGQPKEGETVVVSGAAGAVGMIVGQIAKIKGARVVGIAGSDEKTTYLKKELGFDETINYKTSPNMEQALEKACPNGIDIYFDNVGGPISDAAINLLNEFARIPLCGAISSYNRTDGDLGPRIQTKLIKSRGLIKGFIIGDYADRFSEGIRDLSSWLAKGKLKYEENIVEGFENVPEAFLGLFKGENLGKQLIKVDGE from the coding sequence ATGACATTAAAAGAAAAATTGAAAAATAGTCAGATTCTATTGGCAAAGCGCCCAAAAGGGATGCCAACAAAAGAGAATTTTACATTTAAAGACAGTCCTGTACCACAACCGGAAGAAGGAGAGGTTCTTGTTAAAACAATCTATTTATCTGTTGATCCGTATATGAGGGGCAGGATGGATGATGCAAAATCGTATGTGAAACCTTTCGAATTAAATGAGATGATCTGTGGCGGAATTATTGGAGAGGTCGTTTTATCTGATTCAGATCAGTTAAGCGTCGGTGATAAAGTAGTCGGGACGCTCGGATGGCAGCGATATAACGTTATTCAGGAATCCAAGGTACGTAAAATTGATGAAACAATCGCTCCTCTGACCGCATACCTGAGTGTCCTTGGCTTAACTGGCTTGACTGCTTATTTTGGTCTGCTTGATATTGGTCAGCCAAAAGAAGGGGAAACAGTTGTTGTATCCGGTGCAGCAGGAGCGGTTGGTATGATCGTTGGACAGATTGCCAAAATTAAAGGAGCTCGAGTTGTCGGAATTGCTGGTTCCGATGAAAAGACAACCTATTTAAAGAAGGAACTTGGCTTTGACGAAACGATTAACTATAAAACCTCTCCAAATATGGAACAGGCGCTTGAGAAAGCCTGTCCAAATGGAATAGATATATATTTTGACAATGTCGGCGGACCAATTTCTGACGCAGCGATAAATCTATTAAATGAATTTGCACGCATCCCTCTTTGCGGTGCGATTTCGTCTTATAACCGGACTGACGGTGATCTAGGTCCAAGAATTCAGACAAAACTCATTAAGAGCCGTGGATTGATCAAAGGCTTTATCATTGGTGACTATGCTGACCGTTTCAGTGAAGGTATCCGAGATCTTTCAAGCTGGTTAGCCAAGGGAAAACTGAAATATGAAGAAAATATTGTGGAAGGATTTGAGAACGTACCAGAAGCTTTTCTCGGGTTGTTTAAAGGTGAAAATCTTGGCAAGCAACTCATAAAAGTCGATGGGGAATAA
- a CDS encoding NADP-dependent oxidoreductase, whose product MKAVIIEKYGGIDELKYTEIDEPNLKDNDVLIEIAATSVNPVDWKIREGYLKGMLDYNFPLTLGLDAAGTIKELGKKVTKFRVGDKVFTRPDITRNGTYAEYVAVDENLVAKKPENLSFEEAASIPLVGLTSWQCLDDFADIKQGDKVLIHAGSGGVGSFAIQLAKSLGAWVATTCSTKNIEFVKSLGADKVIDYRIEDFTQVLADMDIVFDTLGGDIQTQSYDVLKEEGVLVSIAGQPDQELAQTKKVKAGYVFLEPDGEQLAKIGEMTEQGKIRANVGTVMKLEEIQEAHRLSETHHAKGKIVLRVG is encoded by the coding sequence TTGAAAGCAGTTATTATTGAAAAATACGGCGGGATTGATGAGTTAAAGTATACGGAAATAGACGAACCAAATTTGAAAGACAATGATGTTTTGATTGAGATAGCAGCTACGTCCGTAAACCCCGTTGATTGGAAAATACGTGAGGGATATCTGAAAGGAATGCTGGATTATAACTTTCCGCTTACTCTCGGTTTGGATGCCGCAGGAACAATAAAAGAGTTAGGAAAAAAAGTGACGAAATTCAGGGTCGGAGACAAGGTATTTACCCGGCCGGATATAACCCGTAATGGAACTTATGCGGAATATGTAGCTGTTGATGAAAACCTTGTTGCAAAAAAACCGGAAAATCTATCTTTTGAAGAAGCTGCATCAATTCCGCTTGTTGGATTAACATCGTGGCAATGTCTTGATGACTTTGCTGACATCAAACAAGGTGACAAAGTGTTAATTCACGCTGGATCAGGGGGAGTTGGAAGTTTTGCCATTCAACTCGCAAAATCCTTGGGTGCCTGGGTGGCAACGACTTGCAGCACGAAAAATATTGAATTTGTTAAATCGCTGGGGGCAGACAAAGTTATTGATTACCGCATCGAAGATTTCACACAGGTTCTTGCCGATATGGACATTGTGTTTGATACGCTTGGTGGTGATATCCAGACGCAAAGTTATGATGTTTTAAAAGAAGAAGGTGTTCTGGTTTCTATTGCTGGTCAGCCTGATCAGGAATTAGCCCAAACGAAAAAGGTGAAGGCGGGGTATGTTTTCCTTGAACCTGATGGTGAACAGCTTGCCAAGATCGGGGAAATGACTGAACAAGGAAAGATCCGTGCAAATGTAGGGACAGTTATGAAACTTGAGGAGATTCAAGAAGCCCACCGATTAAGTGAAACACATCATGCCAAAGGAAAAATTGTCCTCCGTGTGGGGTAA
- a CDS encoding SDR family oxidoreductase has protein sequence MKVLVIGAYGQIGQHILSVLDKSEHQAKAMIRNENQANELEHLGAEVVVADLEQDFSYAFDGCDAVIFTAGSGGHTGPEKTELVDRQGAMKAVNEAENNHVKRFIMVSSMNADTPDNGPESMKYYFKAKGDADKNLQSSHLNYTILRPGRLLNEPANGTITAAEHIEDRSNGIPRADVAQVAVTSLDTENTSHRVFEILSGDVPIEEALRNV, from the coding sequence ATGAAAGTATTAGTGATCGGTGCATATGGACAAATTGGGCAACATATTTTATCTGTCCTGGACAAGAGCGAACATCAAGCAAAGGCGATGATTCGCAACGAAAATCAGGCGAATGAACTAGAACATTTAGGGGCGGAGGTTGTTGTTGCTGATTTAGAGCAGGATTTTTCTTATGCTTTTGACGGTTGCGATGCGGTGATTTTTACCGCTGGTTCCGGTGGCCATACCGGTCCTGAAAAAACGGAATTGGTGGATCGCCAAGGTGCTATGAAGGCGGTGAACGAGGCAGAAAATAATCATGTAAAGCGTTTTATCATGGTCAGTTCGATGAATGCTGATACCCCTGATAATGGCCCGGAGTCCATGAAATATTATTTCAAAGCAAAAGGCGATGCGGACAAAAACCTGCAATCCAGTCATTTGAATTATACCATTCTCCGTCCCGGAAGGTTATTAAACGAACCTGCCAATGGGACCATTACCGCGGCGGAACATATCGAAGACCGTTCCAATGGCATTCCGCGTGCTGATGTAGCGCAAGTTGCTGTCACTTCACTAGATACAGAAAATACATCCCATCGGGTGTTTGAAATTCTGTCAGGCGATGTTCCGATTGAAGAGGCACTAAGGAATGTCTAA
- a CDS encoding Dps family protein, with the protein MENQKLINFLNQLLSNYFVMYVKLHRYHWFVQGRHFYQLHAVFEDMYTETAEDLDEIAERVLMIGGKPLATMSKYLKEATLEEATADDKEDELIAQLIRDFTLLIEEIKKMGLPEASEQKDEPTADLLITLQGKLEKSVWMLRAYNAYE; encoded by the coding sequence ATGGAAAATCAAAAACTTATAAACTTTTTAAATCAATTGCTGTCCAACTACTTTGTTATGTATGTGAAATTACACCGGTATCACTGGTTTGTCCAGGGAAGACATTTTTATCAGCTGCATGCAGTTTTTGAGGACATGTATACGGAAACAGCAGAAGACCTGGATGAAATCGCTGAGCGGGTACTAATGATTGGCGGAAAACCGCTTGCTACCATGTCAAAGTATTTAAAGGAAGCCACATTGGAAGAAGCAACTGCTGATGATAAGGAAGATGAACTGATCGCACAGCTGATTCGCGATTTCACACTGCTAATTGAAGAAATCAAGAAAATGGGACTTCCGGAAGCATCTGAACAGAAAGATGAACCAACTGCTGATTTGTTAATAACTTTACAAGGAAAATTGGAGAAATCTGTGTGGATGCTTCGCGCTTATAATGCGTATGAATAA